In bacterium, a genomic segment contains:
- a CDS encoding long-chain fatty acid--CoA ligase yields the protein MTDTILPERSLAAIFYNRRNDNPDRALIIAKRKDGRLTDGFHTITRAQFRDEAERVAAGLVSLGIEKGDHIAVFSPNRPRWLTAATGVFEAGGVIVPVYPTLTAKEAGYVINHSEAKVLFVGEKDHLDKWFAMKPSCKLVKQVVVLDPIEPAKDGSYLTWDELAGRGRRELEKLTEKTLGDRIASIEEEDLAAIIYTSGTTGVPKGVMLSNGNFLSQKPARQYFDLNEKDIWLSHLPLCHSFGFVADYFGCFEVGGTLGMAEGLDPDTMREALIAVRPTVLMSVPRLYEKLYLRVHSILKSRPQAVQDLFWKAHGVGLEVFSYRNEGKRVPLTLAAKYKAAGVVLEKVKQQAGLDRLRVAYGGGGPLAKELMAFFNGLGIDIYQGYGLTETSPAATITRPGDNKLGTVGPPIEGCEVTIAEDGEILIRGFNIMKGYYKDPDGTAEAISEDGWFHSGDIGKFDEHGRLVITDRKKELIITSAGKNIAPMPIEMAFNTDPFIERVILIGDNRNYLTALVAPNFDMLRRFAKDEGIDASSDADLVRHPKVIARYQQAVDKVNADLARFEQIKKFTVVDHEFDEASGILTPTQKVKRRVVPEKYKKEIEAMYAGSAS from the coding sequence GTGACGGACACGATACTACCCGAGCGGTCGCTCGCGGCGATTTTTTACAATCGCAGAAACGACAATCCTGACCGTGCGCTCATCATCGCCAAGCGTAAGGACGGGCGGCTGACCGACGGCTTCCACACGATCACGCGCGCGCAGTTTCGCGACGAGGCCGAGCGCGTGGCGGCGGGGCTCGTGTCGCTCGGCATCGAGAAAGGCGATCACATCGCCGTCTTCTCGCCGAATCGCCCGCGCTGGTTGACGGCGGCAACAGGCGTATTCGAGGCCGGTGGCGTCATCGTGCCCGTGTATCCGACGCTAACCGCCAAGGAGGCGGGCTACGTCATCAATCACTCCGAGGCGAAGGTCCTTTTCGTCGGCGAGAAGGACCACCTGGACAAGTGGTTCGCCATGAAGCCGAGCTGCAAGCTGGTCAAGCAGGTCGTCGTGCTCGACCCGATCGAGCCGGCGAAGGATGGCTCGTATCTGACCTGGGACGAACTGGCCGGGCGCGGGCGCCGGGAGCTCGAAAAGCTGACGGAGAAAACCCTTGGCGACCGCATCGCGTCGATCGAGGAAGAAGACCTCGCGGCGATCATTTACACGTCCGGCACCACGGGCGTTCCCAAGGGCGTGATGCTCTCGAACGGCAACTTCCTCTCGCAAAAACCGGCGCGCCAATATTTCGATCTGAACGAAAAGGACATCTGGCTCTCACATCTGCCGCTTTGCCATTCGTTCGGTTTCGTCGCGGACTATTTCGGGTGCTTCGAGGTCGGCGGCACGCTCGGCATGGCCGAGGGCCTCGATCCGGACACGATGCGCGAGGCGCTCATCGCCGTGCGTCCGACGGTGCTGATGAGCGTGCCGCGCCTGTACGAAAAGCTGTACCTGCGCGTGCATTCGATTCTGAAGAGTCGGCCCCAGGCGGTGCAGGACCTTTTCTGGAAAGCGCACGGCGTCGGGCTCGAGGTGTTCTCGTACCGCAACGAGGGCAAACGCGTGCCGCTAACGCTCGCCGCGAAATACAAGGCCGCCGGCGTCGTTCTCGAAAAGGTGAAGCAGCAAGCGGGCCTGGATCGCCTGCGCGTCGCTTACGGCGGCGGCGGCCCGCTGGCGAAGGAATTGATGGCGTTTTTCAACGGGCTCGGCATCGACATCTATCAGGGATACGGCCTCACCGAAACGAGCCCCGCCGCGACGATCACGCGCCCGGGCGACAACAAGCTCGGCACCGTCGGCCCGCCAATCGAGGGCTGCGAAGTGACGATCGCCGAAGACGGCGAGATCCTCATCCGCGGCTTCAACATCATGAAGGGCTACTACAAGGATCCCGACGGCACGGCCGAAGCGATCTCGGAAGACGGCTGGTTTCATTCCGGCGACATCGGCAAGTTCGACGAGCACGGGCGCCTCGTCATCACCGACCGCAAAAAGGAGCTGATCATCACGAGCGCGGGCAAGAACATCGCGCCGATGCCGATCGAGATGGCGTTCAACACGGACCCGTTCATCGAGCGCGTCATTTTGATCGGCGACAACCGCAACTACCTCACCGCGCTCGTCGCGCCGAACTTCGACATGCTGCGACGTTTCGCGAAGGACGAGGGCATCGACGCATCGAGCGACGCGGATCTGGTGCGTCACCCGAAGGTTATCGCGCGCTACCAGCAGGCGGTGGACAAGGTGAACGCGGACCTCGCGCGTTTCGAGCAGATCAAGAAATTCACCGTCGTCGACCACGAGTTCGACGAGGCCAGCGGTATTCTGACGCCGACGCAGAAGGTCAAGCGCCGCGTCGTGCCCGAGAAATACAAGAAGGAAATCGAGGCGATGTACGCGGGGAGTGCGTCGTGA
- a CDS encoding type II toxin-antitoxin system HicB family antitoxin translates to MRVPVVFEPTSTGFSAYSPDVPGCVAAGGTLDEVRVLMAEALAFHFEGLRKYGEEIPAITSLVEYVDVSVDNIVSDGVD, encoded by the coding sequence GTGAGGGTTCCCGTCGTTTTCGAACCCACCTCGACCGGTTTTTCGGCGTACTCGCCGGACGTGCCCGGTTGCGTCGCCGCGGGCGGTACGCTCGACGAGGTCCGCGTGCTTATGGCCGAAGCACTGGCGTTTCATTTCGAGGGTTTACGAAAATATGGCGAGGAAATCCCTGCGATTACGAGTTTGGTCGAGTACGTCGACGTTTCTGTAGACAATATTGTGTCAGATGGAGTAGACTGA
- a CDS encoding toxin-antitoxin system protein, with translation MATTTVRISEETRNLLKDTAEKTGASMSTVLDAAVRSFARKVFWEKAYADFEAIRNDPQAWKEEQEEFALWETTVGDGLEDD, from the coding sequence ATGGCGACAACGACCGTTCGAATCAGCGAGGAAACGCGGAATCTTCTCAAGGACACCGCCGAAAAGACGGGCGCCTCGATGAGCACTGTTCTGGATGCGGCTGTGCGTTCGTTTGCCCGAAAGGTTTTTTGGGAGAAAGCCTACGCCGATTTCGAAGCAATTCGGAACGATCCGCAAGCCTGGAAGGAAGAACAGGAAGAGTTTGCCCTCTGGGAGACGACCGTAGGCGACGGGCTTGAGGACGACTGA
- a CDS encoding type II toxin-antitoxin system PemK/MazF family toxin produces the protein MKIPRQGEIYWVELDPVQGHEQGKTRPCIVVSTSEFNRIRYELAWIVPITSNPRRHTFTVDIDAKGTGLREPGRALCHQLRVVSFRRIGSRIGEVKSETWNKIQKHIAAIVGLDIFSQGFPPFNILE, from the coding sequence GTGAAAATACCAAGACAGGGCGAAATTTACTGGGTCGAACTTGACCCCGTACAAGGCCACGAACAAGGCAAGACGCGGCCGTGCATCGTCGTATCCACGAGTGAATTTAATCGCATTCGGTACGAACTTGCCTGGATCGTTCCGATTACAAGTAATCCGAGGCGCCACACATTCACGGTGGACATTGACGCGAAAGGAACCGGATTACGCGAGCCGGGTCGAGCACTCTGCCACCAACTGCGTGTCGTTTCGTTCCGTCGCATCGGATCGCGCATCGGAGAGGTCAAATCGGAGACGTGGAACAAGATTCAGAAACACATTGCGGCCATTGTCGGACTCGATATTTTTTCGCAAGGATTCCCACCGTTCAACATTCTGGAATGA